From Streptomyces sp. NBC_00683, one genomic window encodes:
- a CDS encoding UDP-glucose dehydrogenase family protein has product MALRITVIGTGYLGATHAAAMAELGFEVLGLDVVPEKIEMLSAGRVPMYEPGLEEILQKHVAGIEGSSGRLRFTTSWEEVGDFGDVHFVCVNTPQKHGEYACDMSYVDSAFESLAPQLKRPALVVGKSTVPVGSAARLAARLAELSPVGTDAELAWNPEFLREGFAVNDTLHPDRIVVGVESERAEKLLREVYAGPVGEGSPFVVTDFPTAELVKTSANSFLATKISFINAMAEVCEAADGDVVKLAEAIGHDERIGKKFLRAGIGFGGGCLPKDIRAFMARAGELGADQALTFLREVDSINMRRRGHMVELAREAVGGGSFLGQRVAVLGATFKPDSDDVRDSPALNVAGQIHLQGGQVTVFDPKGMDNARRLFPTLAYADTALDAVRGADVVLHLTEWREFRELDPAALGEVAGRRIILDGRNALDPAVWREAGWTYRAMGRPKA; this is encoded by the coding sequence ATGGCCCTCAGGATCACTGTGATCGGCACCGGCTACCTCGGCGCCACCCATGCCGCGGCCATGGCTGAGCTGGGCTTCGAAGTCCTCGGACTCGATGTCGTGCCTGAGAAGATCGAGATGCTCTCGGCGGGCAGGGTGCCGATGTACGAGCCGGGGCTCGAGGAGATCCTGCAGAAGCACGTCGCGGGTATCGAGGGCTCCAGCGGCCGGCTGCGGTTCACCACCTCCTGGGAGGAGGTCGGCGACTTCGGCGATGTGCACTTCGTCTGCGTGAACACTCCGCAGAAGCACGGCGAGTACGCGTGCGACATGAGTTACGTGGACAGCGCCTTCGAGTCCCTGGCCCCGCAGCTGAAGCGGCCCGCGCTGGTGGTCGGGAAGTCCACCGTCCCGGTGGGTTCCGCCGCCCGGCTGGCGGCACGGCTGGCCGAGCTGTCGCCGGTGGGCACGGATGCGGAGCTGGCCTGGAACCCGGAGTTCCTGCGCGAGGGCTTCGCGGTGAACGACACCCTGCACCCGGACCGGATCGTCGTCGGGGTGGAGAGCGAGCGGGCCGAGAAGCTGCTGCGCGAGGTGTACGCGGGGCCGGTCGGAGAGGGCTCGCCGTTCGTGGTGACGGACTTCCCCACCGCCGAGCTGGTGAAGACCTCGGCGAACTCGTTCCTGGCGACCAAGATCTCCTTCATCAACGCGATGGCGGAGGTCTGCGAGGCCGCCGACGGCGACGTGGTGAAGCTGGCCGAGGCGATCGGCCACGACGAGCGGATCGGGAAGAAGTTCCTGCGGGCCGGGATCGGGTTCGGCGGTGGCTGTCTGCCGAAGGACATCCGGGCGTTCATGGCGCGCGCCGGTGAGCTGGGCGCGGACCAGGCGCTGACGTTCCTGCGCGAGGTCGACTCCATCAACATGCGCCGTCGCGGGCACATGGTCGAGCTCGCCCGCGAGGCGGTGGGCGGGGGCTCGTTCCTCGGACAGCGCGTCGCGGTGCTGGGCGCGACGTTCAAGCCGGACTCGGACGACGTACGGGACTCGCCGGCCCTGAACGTGGCCGGGCAGATCCATCTGCAGGGCGGCCAGGTCACGGTCTTCGACCCGAAGGGCATGGACAACGCCCGGCGGCTCTTCCCCACCCTCGCCTACGCGGACACCGCGCTGGACGCGGTGCGCGGCGCGGATGTGGTGCTGCACCTGACGGAGTGGCGCGAGTTCCGCGAGCTGGACCCGGCGGCGCTGGGCGAGGTCGCGGGGCGCCGGATCATCCTGGACGGCCGCAACGCGCTGGACCCGGCGGTGTGGCGTGAGGCGGGGTGGACGTACCGCGCCATGGGCAGGCCGAAGGCGTAA
- a CDS encoding 5-(carboxyamino)imidazole ribonucleotide synthase, which translates to MTFPVVGMVGGGQLARMTHEAGIPLGLKFKLLSDTPQDSAAQVVSEVVIGDYRDLETLRAFARGCDVITFDHEHVPTEHLRALEADGIPVRPGPDALVHAQDKGVMRAKLTEIGAPCPRHRIVADPADAAAFAEEAGGFPVILKTVRGGYDGKGVWVVRSEADAAEPFRAGVPVLAEEKVDFVRELAANIVRSPHGQAVAYPVVESIQVDGVCDTVIAPAPDLDERLAGEAQQLALRIAAELGVVGHLAVELFETRSDDGTPGILVNELAMRPHNSGHWTQDGAITSQFANHVRAVLDLPLGDPRPRATWTVMCNVLGGDYPDMYQAYLHCMARDPQLKIHMYGKDVKPGRKVGHVNTYGDDLADVRERARHAADYLRGTITE; encoded by the coding sequence GTGACGTTCCCGGTAGTCGGCATGGTCGGCGGCGGTCAGCTCGCCCGTATGACCCACGAGGCGGGCATCCCCCTCGGCCTCAAGTTCAAGCTCCTCAGTGACACCCCTCAGGATTCGGCAGCCCAGGTGGTGAGCGAAGTCGTCATCGGCGACTATCGCGACCTGGAGACGCTGCGCGCCTTCGCGCGCGGCTGCGACGTGATCACCTTCGATCACGAGCATGTGCCGACCGAGCATCTGCGGGCCCTGGAGGCGGACGGCATTCCCGTCCGCCCCGGCCCCGACGCGCTGGTGCACGCCCAGGACAAGGGGGTGATGCGCGCGAAGCTCACGGAGATCGGCGCGCCCTGCCCCCGCCACCGCATCGTGGCGGACCCGGCGGACGCCGCGGCGTTCGCCGAGGAGGCCGGGGGCTTCCCCGTCATCCTCAAAACGGTCCGCGGCGGCTACGACGGCAAGGGCGTGTGGGTGGTCCGCTCCGAGGCGGACGCCGCCGAGCCGTTCCGCGCCGGTGTCCCCGTCCTCGCCGAGGAGAAGGTCGACTTCGTACGGGAGCTGGCGGCCAACATCGTCCGCTCGCCGCACGGCCAGGCCGTCGCCTACCCGGTCGTCGAGTCCATCCAGGTCGACGGCGTCTGCGACACGGTCATCGCCCCGGCCCCCGACCTGGACGAGCGGCTGGCCGGAGAGGCCCAGCAGCTCGCGCTGCGGATCGCCGCGGAGCTCGGCGTGGTCGGCCACCTCGCGGTCGAGCTGTTCGAGACCCGAAGCGACGACGGGACCCCCGGGATTCTCGTGAACGAACTGGCGATGCGCCCGCACAACTCCGGGCACTGGACCCAGGACGGCGCGATCACCTCCCAGTTCGCCAACCACGTGCGGGCCGTCCTGGACCTCCCGCTCGGCGACCCGCGCCCGCGCGCCACCTGGACGGTCATGTGCAACGTCCTGGGCGGCGACTACCCGGACATGTACCAGGCGTACCTGCACTGCATGGCCCGCGACCCGCAGCTCAAGATCCACATGTACGGCAAGGACGTGAAGCCCGGCCGCAAGGTCGGCCACGTCAACACCTACGGCGACGACCTGGCGGACGTGCGGGAGCGCGCCCGGCACGCGGCCGACTACCTGCGAGGAACAATCACCGAATGA
- a CDS encoding GtrA family protein produces the protein MSERGALRARLDLLAREVAKFGAVGALGLLVNIAVFNLVRHTTDLQVVRASVLATFVAILFNYIGFRYWTYRDRDKSGRTRELMLFLLFSAAGAVIENGVLYAATYGFGWNSPVQSNVFKIVGIGVATLFRFWSYRTWVFKALPAEEAVLNAERFLEQRQAADEVAPDPVHP, from the coding sequence ATGAGCGAACGGGGCGCACTGCGGGCCCGGCTTGATCTGCTTGCCCGGGAGGTCGCCAAGTTCGGCGCGGTCGGCGCTCTGGGCCTGCTGGTCAACATCGCGGTCTTCAACCTGGTCCGGCACACCACGGACCTCCAGGTGGTCCGGGCCAGTGTCCTGGCCACGTTCGTCGCCATCCTCTTCAACTACATCGGCTTCCGTTACTGGACCTACCGGGACCGCGACAAGTCCGGCCGGACCCGGGAGCTGATGCTCTTCCTGCTGTTCAGCGCCGCGGGTGCGGTGATCGAGAACGGTGTGCTGTACGCGGCGACGTACGGCTTCGGGTGGAACAGCCCGGTGCAGAGCAATGTCTTCAAGATCGTCGGGATCGGGGTCGCCACCCTGTTCCGCTTCTGGTCGTACCGCACCTGGGTGTTCAAGGCGCTGCCCGCCGAGGAGGCCGTGCTGAACGCGGAACGATTTCTGGAGCAGCGACAAGCCGCCGACGAAGTAGCGCCCGACCCCGTACACCCCTGA
- the purE gene encoding 5-(carboxyamino)imidazole ribonucleotide mutase, whose amino-acid sequence MTSPGTAPVIGIVMGSDSDWPVMEAAAKALDEFEIPYEVDVVSAHRMPREMVAYGEQAADRGLKAIIAGAGGAAHLPGMLASVTPLPVIGVPVPLKYLDGMDSLLSIVQMPAGVPVATVSVGGARNAGLLAARILAAHDSELLARMKDFQQELNDQATEKGKRLRAKVEGSDSFGFGK is encoded by the coding sequence ATGACTTCCCCCGGTACCGCCCCTGTCATCGGCATCGTCATGGGCTCGGACTCCGACTGGCCCGTCATGGAAGCGGCCGCGAAGGCACTCGACGAGTTCGAGATCCCCTACGAGGTCGACGTCGTCTCCGCCCACCGCATGCCGCGCGAGATGGTCGCGTACGGCGAGCAGGCGGCGGACCGCGGCCTGAAGGCGATCATCGCGGGCGCCGGGGGAGCGGCCCACCTGCCCGGCATGCTCGCCTCCGTCACCCCTCTGCCCGTCATCGGCGTGCCCGTCCCGCTGAAGTACCTGGACGGCATGGACAGCCTGCTCTCCATCGTGCAGATGCCGGCCGGGGTCCCCGTCGCCACCGTCTCGGTCGGCGGCGCACGCAACGCGGGACTGCTCGCGGCCCGGATCCTCGCCGCCCACGACAGTGAGCTGCTGGCGCGGATGAAGGACTTCCAGCAGGAGCTGAACGACCAGGCGACGGAGAAGGGCAAACGCCTCCGGGCCAAGGTCGAGGGCTCGGACTCGTTCGGCTTCGGGAAGTAG
- a CDS encoding ATP-binding protein, with protein MRRRLINSTLAVVLVVIAVFGVSLVIVETRTISNSAQESVDSEALRLISVVESRLLGEERITPAVLSEQVDPSRYARVEIPGRPPIEVGERPDDSVIRSTETGEQGEKVTVEESRSAVTREVGRTLLIIGAVALLAIVSAVLLAVRQANRLTSPLTDLAETAERLGSGDPRPRHKRYGVTELDRVADVLDASAERIARMLTAERRLAADASHQLRTPLTALSMRIEEISVTDDPDTVKEEASIALTQVERLTDVVERLLTNARDARTGSAVFFDLDEVVKQQLEEWRPAYRSAGRAVVCSGKHGLKAVGTPGAVAQVLAALIENSLMHGGGTVALRTRVTGNQVVIEVTDEGPGVPADLGARIFERTISGRNSTGIGLAVARDLAEADGGRLELLQQQPPVFALFLSRIAPTRKEQERPVR; from the coding sequence ATGCGCCGTCGACTGATCAACTCCACGCTCGCCGTGGTGCTCGTGGTGATTGCCGTCTTCGGCGTCTCCCTCGTCATCGTCGAGACCCGCACCATCAGCAACAGCGCCCAGGAGAGCGTCGACTCCGAGGCGCTCCGGCTGATCAGCGTCGTCGAGAGCCGGCTGCTCGGCGAGGAGCGGATCACCCCCGCCGTGCTGTCCGAACAGGTCGACCCCAGCCGCTACGCACGGGTCGAGATCCCCGGGCGGCCCCCCATCGAGGTCGGCGAGCGCCCCGACGACAGCGTCATCCGCAGTACGGAGACGGGCGAGCAGGGCGAGAAGGTCACCGTCGAGGAGTCCCGCTCCGCCGTCACCCGTGAGGTCGGCCGGACCCTGCTCATCATCGGCGCGGTGGCGCTCCTCGCGATCGTCTCGGCCGTACTCCTCGCCGTACGCCAGGCCAACCGGCTGACCTCGCCGCTCACCGACCTCGCCGAGACGGCCGAACGCCTCGGTTCCGGCGATCCCCGCCCCCGGCACAAGCGGTACGGGGTGACGGAGCTGGACCGGGTCGCCGACGTCCTGGACGCCTCCGCCGAACGGATCGCCCGGATGCTGACCGCGGAACGGCGTCTCGCAGCGGACGCCTCGCATCAGCTGCGCACCCCCCTGACCGCGCTCTCGATGCGGATCGAGGAGATCTCCGTCACCGACGACCCGGACACGGTGAAGGAGGAGGCGAGCATCGCGCTCACCCAGGTCGAGCGGCTCACGGACGTGGTGGAGCGGCTGCTGACCAACGCCCGGGACGCGCGTACGGGCTCCGCCGTCTTCTTCGATCTCGACGAGGTCGTCAAGCAGCAGCTCGAGGAGTGGCGCCCGGCCTACCGCAGCGCCGGCCGCGCCGTCGTCTGCTCGGGCAAGCACGGGCTGAAGGCGGTCGGCACTCCCGGTGCGGTCGCCCAGGTGCTCGCCGCACTCATCGAGAACTCACTGATGCACGGCGGCGGCACGGTCGCGCTGCGCACCCGTGTCACCGGCAACCAGGTCGTCATCGAGGTGACGGACGAGGGCCCCGGCGTCCCCGCCGACCTCGGGGCGCGGATCTTCGAGCGGACCATCAGCGGCCGCAACTCCACCGGGATCGGCCTCGCCGTGGCCCGTGACCTCGCGGAGGCCGACGGCGGCCGGCTCGAACTGCTCCAGCAGCAGCCCCCGGTCTTCGCCCTCTTCCTCAGCCGGATCGCCCCGACCCGCAAGGAACAGGAGCGCCCGGTGCGCTGA
- a CDS encoding dipeptidase — MDNLDRARLLLAENPVVDGHNDLPWALREQVGYDLDARDIATDQTGALHTDIPRLRAGGVGAQFWSVYVSTRLTGDDAVSATLEQIDVVAELLERHPADLRRALTADDMEKARAEGRIASLMGAEGGHSINNSLGTLRALHTLGVRYMTLTHNDNTDWADSATDSAQVGGLSEFGREVVREMNRIGMLVDLSHVAATTMRDALATSVAPVIFSHSSARAVCNHPRNIPDDVLRMLAANGGVAMATFVPKFVLPAAVDWTLAADRNMREHGLHHLDTTAAAMRIHADFEAVHPRPMATVSTIADHLDHMREIAGIDHIGIGGDYDGTAFLPAGLEDVSGYPNLIAELLTRGWSDTDLAKLTWQNAVRVLRDAEAVSRDLGARRGPSHATIDELDGPAV, encoded by the coding sequence ATGGACAACCTGGACCGTGCCCGGCTGCTCCTCGCCGAGAACCCCGTCGTCGACGGCCACAACGACCTCCCCTGGGCCCTGCGCGAACAGGTCGGCTACGACCTGGACGCCCGCGACATCGCGACCGACCAGACCGGCGCCCTGCACACCGACATCCCGCGCCTGCGGGCCGGCGGCGTCGGCGCCCAGTTCTGGTCCGTGTACGTCTCCACCCGTCTGACCGGTGACGACGCGGTCAGCGCCACGCTGGAGCAGATCGACGTGGTCGCCGAGCTGCTGGAACGCCACCCGGCGGACCTGCGGCGCGCCCTGACCGCCGACGACATGGAGAAGGCCCGCGCCGAGGGGCGTATCGCGTCCCTGATGGGCGCCGAGGGCGGCCACTCCATCAACAACTCCCTGGGCACCCTGCGCGCCCTGCACACCCTCGGCGTCCGCTACATGACGCTGACGCACAACGACAACACCGACTGGGCGGACTCGGCGACCGACTCCGCGCAGGTCGGCGGCCTGTCGGAGTTCGGCCGCGAGGTCGTCCGGGAGATGAACCGCATCGGGATGCTGGTCGACCTCTCGCACGTGGCGGCGACCACGATGCGCGACGCGCTCGCCACCTCCGTCGCGCCGGTGATCTTCTCGCACTCCTCCGCCCGGGCGGTCTGCAACCACCCGCGCAACATCCCCGACGACGTGCTGCGGATGCTCGCGGCCAACGGCGGTGTGGCCATGGCGACCTTCGTGCCGAAGTTCGTCCTGCCGGCAGCCGTCGACTGGACGCTCGCCGCCGACCGCAACATGCGGGAGCACGGTCTGCACCACCTGGACACGACCGCGGCGGCGATGCGGATCCACGCGGACTTCGAGGCGGTCCACCCGCGCCCGATGGCCACGGTGTCGACGATCGCCGACCACCTCGACCACATGCGTGAGATCGCCGGGATCGACCACATCGGCATCGGCGGCGACTACGACGGCACGGCGTTCCTGCCGGCGGGCCTGGAGGACGTCTCCGGCTACCCGAACCTGATCGCCGAGCTGCTCACCCGGGGCTGGTCGGACACCGACCTCGCCAAGCTGACCTGGCAGAACGCCGTACGGGTCCTGCGGGACGCGGAAGCGGTCTCCCGCGACCTCGGCGCACGGCGCGGCCCCTCCCACGCGACGATCGACGAGCTGGACGGCCCCGCGGTGTAG